In Carassius gibelio isolate Cgi1373 ecotype wild population from Czech Republic chromosome B13, carGib1.2-hapl.c, whole genome shotgun sequence, one genomic interval encodes:
- the si:ch73-49p17.1 gene encoding protein LBH, translating to MTDIMNNPEHSLEDQGVSFQIFPDTQERHPKVFKRVPSIVVEPTEGEVESGELRWPPDDLRSTDPSSQTQISHSQSTDEVKCSSLETSGAAERD from the exons ATGACAGATATAATGAACAACCCAGAACACAGTCTAGAAGACCAAGGCGTTTCCTTTCAG attttcccAGATACACAGGAACGCCACCCCAAGGTGTTCAAGCGAGTGCCCTCCATCGTAGTGGAGCCCACAGAGGGAGAGGTGGAGAGCGGAGAGTTACGTTGGCCCCCAGATGACCTGAGAAGCACAGACCCTTCCAGCCAAACCCAGATATCACACAGCCAGAGTACAG ATGAAGTCAAGTGCAGCAGCCTGGAAACATCAGGGGCAGCTGAGCGTGACTGA